GAAGCAAAATACCGTAGCACAATTCATCTCGTCAAATGGTATTGGTAGATTCACTTGGACAACAATTGTGACGACCAGGATCCAGTCATGCCAAGGGGAGAACAGGAGATCCGAACCACAAAgaataagcaactgaatcaactggTAGTCATCTTGATCGATCGATCCTTCAGCGCTCATTTAGATTGCGCAGATCACAATAGTAGCTTTCCATTCTTCTCTTATCCTTCCTTCTCCAGGTGCGGCCATGTCTTTGCatgataaaatcttcccatctctttggaggtcgGCAGAGTGGTCATTTCAGTTCCCGTAGGTACCACTCAGCGACAGCTCCAGTTCATCGATTCTCAGTGAGCCTTGCTATATTCCCCTGCCCATCGCATTTTACTGTACCTGCTTTCAACAACgacatcctgcactccactctgctgtctgatgATATCACTGGGGACTTGGTCCCTGATTGAAatccccagaattcttctttccatcgccCTCTCCATGACAGAGGAGTTGTTGCTCCTCTATCTCGGTAAGTGCCCATGTTTCACTGCCGTATAACATTGCCGGCACTACTGTACACTTGAAGAAGTTGGCGCGtgttgccttgttgatttttccttggagaACACCCTTGATAGAACTGAATGCACGCCAGCCAGCTTCCTTTCTTTGTGACAGTTCACCTTCCCGATCGTGGTGCATGTTACTTTCTTGGCCCAAACAGACGTATTGCTCAACAACTTCTATTTGTTCCCCCTTGACTGTTATTTGGGCTTTTGGCAAGGCCTCAAACCGCATACATTTCGATTTAGAGCGGTTCATTTTCAGTCCGACTTGGCTGCTTTCTGTGTCGAGCCCTTGCAGCATTTTCTGTCGTTTGATAGTGTTTCTGGCAATCAACACGCTATCATCCACGAATCTGAGGTGCTTTAACTGCTCTCCGTTGACGCTGATTCCACCCTTCCAGTTCATCCACCTCTTTACCATTCTGAGGCAGGCTGTACACAATGGTGTTGTGTATAAACATACGTCAAGTGAGGTATTTTAAGAAAGTCTGTAATGCTCTGAATGTTATGGTCAGTAGAGTCTGTATACAGAGTCTGGttatggctgctgctggagcagctctggggCCAGCCACTGCTCAGCggcccctggcagctggccccagggactacCCGAGCAGCAGCGGGTGTGGCTGACCCTGGGACCCGCCCGAACAGTGGCCCAGGGGGTGGCCAGAGCAGCCTCTGCTCAGCGTTCCCCAGCTGCTGGCTCCCTGTGGGCTCCCCGCTAAGATTtaatcaggggtatttatagtaaaggtcacggacaggtcacaggctgggaatgtttattgcctgtgacctgtccatgacttttactaaaaatacccgtgactaaatcatagccttagtcgTGGCCCCCAGGGGGCTCAGGAAAGACCGTCATGAGGGCCAGGAAATACTGAAAGTTTTATTAGGACCTAAATAAAGAAAATCTCATTGCCTCAGGCCCTGCACACTCTTATCCCTCAAGGTCAGGGATTCTCTGTCAGCCTCTTGAAACACACACCGTGAAGGCTGAACACCCTTCCATAGGTCTGTTCTTACTTTTAGAGTAAATGTAAGAAAGTTGCAAAAATTCCTTACctcagagaggtttcagagtagcagccgggttagtctgtattcgcaaaaagaaaaggaggacttgtggcaccttggagactaacaaatttatttaagcataagctttcatgagctaacaaattgatttgagcatagctcacgaaagcttatgctcaaataaatttgttactctctaaggtgccacaagtcctccttttctttttacctcagATAAAGAATCGCCAATGTGAAGCGTGAGAAACGCTGATCTCCACTAGCGAAGCCCCCTCCTCTTTCAGGATGAGCCCCTATACAACTCAGTGCTCTCTTCCCTTCCACAGCCAGTCTGTCCACAGTATAGCAGCCCCATGTCTCATTCAGCATCAGTCTAGACAAGGGATAGTTTGGTTCCAGTCCCTCACTCCTGAGACTCTGCGGCCGCCCTGTGGCCTTTTTCAGTCGCTCATTAAAGCTGCAGACTGCCCCGCGTATGGATGTTTCAGCCTCGTCTCCCCATTTCACACCACTCAGGTTCTTGTTCCTTTCCTCAAAGGGAACTGCGCCTGTCAGCTCAGGATTCACTCTGACCCCCACCAGACATCACCGCAGAGTGATCTGGGCAGTCACTGTTCCACCGCTTTCAGGTTATCTCGGGCTGGAGGCAGCAATCCCCTGCCGCTAACACGGTTCTTGGTCTGAAACCTCCCCATGAGAGACAGAAACGTACCTGTGTTGTTCTCCAGCTCCAGTCGCAGAGTctctggggaaggagaggatggGAGAGGTGAGAATCCAGGCCCTCACGTTCATGGGCATATTCCTATTGGTTACTAACGTGCCTGCTTTTCATTATGAGATGGTGACCCAGAGCGAGGCTGATAACTcaggcagagccagccccacagggctGCTCGCATCGGGAAGGGCAactccctgagctggggctgtgagACAGAGCCCAGGGTCAGCGACATCACTATAGCCCTGACTCCTCCCCAGGGCGAGGATCCCTCTAACTAGAAGGGACGCTGCTGCCAAACTCCAATTCACCTTTGAatcccagcagcacctcctgcaggaTGGCACTTTTCAGAGAGAAATCGCTGAGTCTCTTCTCCAGCTCCGCAAACCCCGGCTCTGGCTTCTGAAACGGCCCATCCTCCCTGCTGAGGAAAGCAGGAAGGGTCAGACATGGGTCCGATCTCCAATCCCAGAAGCCCCCAAACTCCAGGAAACCTACATCTGAGCTTTATCATCAGTGATATCACCTGCCCACAGCTCTGTGCTCTCCATGGCCCCAGAGAGATGGGATGTGGGGAGCCACTGAGGCACGGAATGGAGACATGTTCTGGTGCCCTCTCTGGGACACGCTGGGGTGCTGAGCCACCCTCCACCCTGGGTTATTTCAGTAACAAGGGGCACCACCATTGGGATTATGTGGAAAGGGAGGAGACAGAGATGAAAGAGTGGTCGTATCCCATGTGCTCACAGTGGCCACAGACAGAGCCCAGGTCTTCCCCAGGGATTGAACCTGGACCATTTAATTCCAAAAGCCCTGAGAACTTCAGCCAAAGCAGTGACCCCAGGAGTGTCAGCCCCACTGGTGGAGAGCACTGTATCCCACTTTTTATCATTGTCCTTCGGCTAAGGCATAAACTGGGGACACCCAGGCACAAAGATCAAGGTGGGGAATCTGCCCTTTTAATTACTCGTTTATAAAGTCACAACTTTTTTCACTCAGAGAGAAAACACCCACTTCTGCTATTTCTACCCTGTTTCCCTGCCTTCCCCAGTCCTTGTCtttgtgggcttgtctacactacacagcttttagcgacacggcaGTGTCACTAGAGCCATGCCACTAAAAGTCGCGCAGTGTAGCCATTGTTTGTTGGCTCTCCtcccgacaaaaaacttccacccccaacgagcggtgtttgcattgtcagcaggagagcgctcctggcAAGAACGTGCTCTTCACACTGGCACTTGCCGCACAAACCTTTTGtctttcaggcttttttttttttaacacctctgaaagacaaaagttttgttgttcagttgccagtgtagacatagcttgtGTCTCTCCTCTGATCTTCCCTCCCTAGAGCAACTCCCCATTCCTACCTCTCAAGGGCTTCACTCCCATCCCCTCCGCTCAAGAGATCAGCAGTGGAATGTTTAATGTTGACCTTCAAGTGACATCATTACAGCTGACACACCAATGAGATTCACATGGGCCAGGGGAGTTCACACATCTCTGAGCCAGGGTTTCAGGCTGTTTCAcagactcaggcctggtctgcactcgAATATTAGGTGgtcttaactacattgctcagaggtgtggatttttcgcaCCTCCGAGCAGTGCAGATAAGCCCACTTGAGTGCCCCGGTAGACAATGCTAAGTCTAATGAGGaagtcttccatcaacctagctactgcctgtcggggtgggggtggattacctacgcccaTGGGACAACCCTCCCGTCGCCACAGGGAGCGTCTACACTGAAACCCTGCAGCAGCGCAGCTCCACCGtttcaagtatagacaagccctcaggaagGCGGCATCGCCTCCCTTTGCATTTCGGAAGGTTTCTTTGCAACCGTGAAGGCTAGAATCCGATTTTCAAAagacaaaagctgagattctgcacACTGTGAACACGTGACATGGCCACATAAATACACCAGCCAGGCTGGGTCTGGCCCATAGGCCCTATGTTTGCCAGCCCTCATTCGCTGTCAGATAGTAAGAGGCTCTTCTCCGTCCTGAGGCAGCCACTAAGGAAAGACGTGATCTCAGGCATTCAGCCAGTGTGTCACAGCGGGGGAAGCACCGTCGGCAGTGGAATTCCAATTCTAAACCATCGCTTTCCAATCGAACGTGGGAAATGGAGCCCAGGACGTACCTGCTCTCAGTGCATCCCGCACCctgcagagggggagaaagaagagaCTGTCAATGGGCCTGTCCCAGACTGGGGTGGCCTCCTGCTCTGCAGGGGAGTCACCACTGGAGCCCCGGGTATTTGGGGAATTTCAGACACTTGGGTTCACGTTCAGAGAACAGCTGGgacatctccctcccccacagctgggaCATCTGCCCCCAGTAACCCCAGAAGTCCCTGCTAGGAGGTCACTGTTGGGGAAAGTCTCTCCCCAGGCACTTTACAGGAAGAGAATATTCCCTCTAGTGCTGAGAGCTCCCCCAAGTTCCCTCGCACCACTGAGCCCACTAACCTGGGACGACATGGGACCTTGGGTCTAGCGGGGCGGGGAATGGGAAGTTCACCCTCAAAGTGCAAATGCAGACAGACATTTACAGGGCAGGAGAGATGGTCTTGGGGTTACAGCACCCAGAACTCCCAGGTCCCatccctggctctgacacagactcactgtgtgactgtgggcTCCATCCTGTGCTTCGCTTTCCCCTTTGTGCAATAGGGATAATGTCCCTGACCCCACCTTGTGAGGTGCGTTGGGGTCTAGGGCTGAGAAGCAGCGTATTACCACTGCCATAAGCCAGTCTGACCTGTGGGGATTGGCTCCtcggctgctgctgccccttccctcccagaaggGAAATCTCCCCGGACGGTCTGGAGACGCCCTCATCCCTTCTCTTGACAATGGCTCTGGCTAGCTCTTCCAGCTGGGACAGCAggcgctgctcctgctcctccagaAACCCTCGCAGCTCCTTCCACTCCGCAACCACCTTCTGCCGCTCAGCTTCAGTCTGTTTCTGCAACCCAGGGAGAGGGCAGCTTGGTAACAGGATAGAATCAGAACTGTGCCACCCAGCAGATGGGGGAGTTATTTACCAGAACACACTGTTGATGCGGCGGGTGA
The DNA window shown above is from Chelonia mydas isolate rCheMyd1 chromosome 27, rCheMyd1.pri.v2, whole genome shotgun sequence and carries:
- the LOC119564517 gene encoding tripartite motif-containing protein 15 isoform X8 — translated: MAGAGGPARRLLRPRRPRGSEEALGEHLACLQKAEEERQSAELLKQTEAERQKVVAEWKELRGFLEEQEQRLLSQLEELARAIVKRRDEGVSRPSGEISLLGGKGQQQPRSQSPQGAGCTESSREDGPFQKPEPGFAELEKRLSDFSLKSAILQEVLLGFKETLRLELENNTEMGRFYHAKTWPHLEKEG
- the LOC119564517 gene encoding uncharacterized protein LOC119564517 isoform X5, which gives rise to MAGAGGPARRLLRPRRPRGSEEALGEHLACLQKAEEERQSAELLKQTEAERQKVVAEWKELRGFLEEQEQRLLSQLEELARAIVKRRDEGVSRPSGEISLLGGKGQQQPRSQSPQGAGCTESSREDGPFQKPEPGFAELEKRLSDFSLKSAILQEVLLGFKETLRLELENNTACLRMVKRWMNWKGGISVNGEQLKHLRFVDDSVLIARNTIKRQKMLQGLDTESSQVGLKMNRSKSKCMRFEALPKAQITVKGEQIEVVEQYVCLGQESNMHHDREGELSQRKEAGWRAFSSIKGVLQGKINKATRANFFKCTVVPAMLYGSETWALTEIEEQQLLCHGEGDGKKNSGDFNQGPSPQ
- the LOC119564517 gene encoding tripartite motif-containing protein 15 isoform X10, with the translated sequence MAGAGGPARRLLRPRRPRGSEEALGEHLACLQKAEEERQSAELLKQTEAERQKVVAEWKELRGFLEEQEQRLLSQLEELARAIVKRRDEGVSRPSGEISLLGGKGQQQPRSQSPQGAGCTESSREDGPFQKPEPGFAELEKRLSDFSLKSAILQEVLLGFKETLRLELENNTD
- the LOC119564517 gene encoding tripartite motif-containing protein 15 isoform X7, which translates into the protein MAGAGGPARRLLRPRRPRGSEEALGEHLACLQKAEEERQSAELLKQTEAERQKVVAEWKELRGFLEEQEQRLLSQLEELARAIVKRRDEGVSRPSGEISLLGGKGQQQPRSQSPQGAGCTESSREDGPFQKPEPGFAELEKRLSDFSLKSAILQEVLLGFKETLRLELENNTGITWFNFHWRHRKTSFRVAAV
- the LOC119564517 gene encoding tripartite motif-containing protein 15 isoform X9, whose amino-acid sequence is MAGAGGPARRLLRPRRPRGSEEALGEHLACLQKAEEERQSAELLKQTEAERQKVVAEWKELRGFLEEQEQRLLSQLEELARAIVKRRDEGVSRPSGEISLLGGKGQQQPRSQSPQGAGCTESSREDGPFQKPEPGFAELEKRLSDFSLKSAILQEVLLGFKETLRLELENNTAVTKIGHTHRTSAEA
- the LOC119564517 gene encoding tripartite motif-containing protein 15 isoform X6 — protein: MAGAGGPARRLLRPRRPRGSEEALGEHLACLQKAEEERQSAELLKQTEAERQKVVAEWKELRGFLEEQEQRLLSQLEELARAIVKRRDEGVSRPSGEISLLGGKGQQQPRSQSPQGAGCTESSREDGPFQKPEPGFAELEKRLSDFSLKSAILQEVLLGFKETLRLELENNTGFPVSKSNVFFQLEQAEELWVLALPGSEQRDPGS